One stretch of Streptomyces sp. A2-16 DNA includes these proteins:
- a CDS encoding YceI family protein, translating to MALALLRRRRSKAALAEAAGLSVPLPEGAGAVAREIVDPLGSPMSGADVTVTALDTHRVAARGTTDPYGYFVAVLPPGRYSLLAAAEGLQPHRETLEVGPHGAAPAERVWLQPAQALQLPTPGVWLFDPPHTAIRFIAKHVGMAHVHGRFERFEGGIQVAQDMSQSRVQVRIDASSITTGNTTRDNHLRSGDFLDVERFPHIDFVSTRFAYRGGSKWTLQGSLTMHGVSRSVALDTTYLGTVNGGYGEELRCAALATAELHREDYTLNWRSMLARGIAVVGPTVQLELDVQAMYRTHDTPTPPE from the coding sequence ATGGCCCTCGCACTCCTCCGGCGTCGGCGGTCCAAGGCTGCCCTTGCCGAGGCGGCGGGCCTCTCCGTCCCCCTCCCCGAAGGCGCGGGCGCGGTGGCCCGGGAGATCGTCGACCCGCTGGGCTCGCCCATGTCGGGTGCGGACGTCACGGTCACCGCCCTGGACACGCACCGGGTCGCGGCCCGCGGCACGACCGACCCCTACGGCTACTTCGTCGCCGTACTGCCGCCCGGCCGCTACAGCCTGCTGGCCGCGGCGGAGGGACTCCAGCCGCACCGCGAGACCCTCGAGGTCGGGCCGCACGGGGCGGCGCCCGCCGAGCGGGTCTGGCTCCAGCCGGCCCAGGCGCTCCAACTGCCCACGCCCGGCGTCTGGTTGTTCGATCCGCCGCACACCGCGATCCGCTTCATCGCCAAGCACGTCGGCATGGCCCATGTCCACGGCCGCTTCGAGCGTTTCGAGGGCGGCATCCAGGTCGCGCAGGACATGTCCCAGTCGCGCGTCCAGGTCCGCATCGACGCCTCCAGCATCACCACCGGGAACACCACCCGCGACAACCACCTGCGCTCCGGCGACTTCCTCGACGTGGAACGCTTCCCCCACATCGACTTCGTCAGCACCCGCTTCGCCTACCGCGGTGGCAGCAAGTGGACCCTCCAGGGCTCCCTCACGATGCACGGGGTGAGCCGTTCGGTCGCCCTCGACACGACCTATCTGGGCACGGTCAACGGCGGCTACGGCGAGGAACTGCGCTGCGCTGCCCTCGCGACGGCCGAGCTGCACCGCGAGGACTACACGCTCAACTGGAGGTCGATGCTGGCCCGGGGCATCGCGGTCGTCGGCCCCACGGTCCAGCTGGAACTGGACGTCCAGGCGATGTACCGCACCCACGACACGCCGACCCCGCCGGAGTAG
- a CDS encoding DUF3224 domain-containing protein produces the protein MRADGTFSVEAFVPTGLKPEPAVATGLPVGVATMEKHFEGEVAGRSATLFTAAYDQESGVGTYVAMESFEGSLHGRSGAFNFVHSATTSGSDRTAEFFTIVPASGTGELAGISGTGALAVDADGTHRIRFDYELS, from the coding sequence ATGAGAGCCGACGGAACATTCAGTGTCGAAGCGTTCGTGCCGACCGGGCTGAAGCCGGAGCCGGCCGTGGCCACCGGGCTCCCGGTCGGGGTCGCGACGATGGAGAAGCACTTCGAGGGCGAGGTCGCCGGACGCTCGGCGACCTTGTTCACCGCCGCGTACGACCAGGAGTCCGGCGTCGGCACCTATGTGGCCATGGAGTCCTTCGAGGGCTCGCTGCACGGCCGGTCCGGCGCCTTCAACTTCGTGCACTCGGCGACGACCTCCGGCAGCGACCGCACCGCGGAGTTCTTCACGATCGTCCCCGCCAGCGGCACCGGCGAGCTGGCGGGGATCTCCGGCACCGGAGCCCTGGCGGTCGACGCCGACGGCACCCACCGGATCCGGTTCGACTACGAACTCAGCTGA
- a CDS encoding maleylacetate reductase, giving the protein MTFSGDFTYESRPGRVVFRPGAAVSATPGEAEHLGLRRLLVVCGSRGESVARAVADALGDSCAGLHAEARMHVPVEDADRAVTVAREAGADGVVAVGGGSSIGLGKAIALRTGLPLIAVPSTYSGSEMTPVWGLTEGGAKRTGRDARVQPRSVVYDPELTLSLPVPLTVTSGINALAHAVEALYAPDTSPLIALMAEEGVRAMTEALPRLAADPADVQARGQALYAAWLCGSCLGSTTMGLHHKLCHTLGGSYGLPHAETHTVVLPYALAYNAPAIPAALTVLRRALGADDPSHALWELAGRLGAPRSLAELGLKEGDVAEAAVQVAGQPYANPRPVTADGVRAVLQAAHEGRRP; this is encoded by the coding sequence ATGACGTTCTCGGGCGACTTCACCTACGAGAGCCGGCCCGGGCGGGTCGTGTTCCGGCCCGGCGCCGCCGTGTCCGCGACTCCCGGCGAGGCCGAACACCTGGGCCTGCGGCGGCTGTTGGTGGTGTGCGGCAGCCGGGGCGAAAGCGTCGCGCGGGCGGTGGCGGACGCGCTCGGCGACTCCTGCGCGGGGCTGCACGCCGAGGCCCGTATGCACGTCCCCGTCGAGGACGCCGACCGGGCGGTGACGGTGGCACGCGAGGCCGGGGCCGACGGTGTCGTCGCGGTCGGCGGCGGCTCGTCCATCGGGCTCGGCAAGGCGATCGCCCTGCGCACCGGACTGCCGCTGATCGCCGTGCCGTCCACCTACTCGGGCTCCGAGATGACCCCCGTCTGGGGCCTGACCGAGGGCGGGGCCAAGCGCACCGGCCGCGATGCGCGGGTCCAGCCCCGCAGTGTCGTCTACGACCCCGAGCTGACCCTCTCCCTGCCGGTACCGCTCACCGTGACCAGCGGCATCAACGCCCTCGCGCACGCCGTCGAGGCGCTCTACGCCCCGGACACCTCACCCCTGATCGCGCTGATGGCGGAGGAAGGCGTCCGGGCGATGACCGAGGCGCTGCCCCGGCTGGCCGCCGACCCGGCGGACGTGCAGGCGCGCGGACAGGCGCTCTACGCGGCATGGCTGTGCGGGTCCTGCCTCGGGTCCACGACCATGGGCCTGCACCACAAGCTGTGCCACACGCTCGGCGGCAGCTACGGGCTCCCGCACGCCGAGACCCACACCGTCGTCCTGCCCTACGCCCTTGCCTACAACGCTCCCGCGATTCCGGCGGCGTTGACCGTGCTGCGCAGGGCACTCGGCGCCGACGACCCGTCGCACGCCCTGTGGGAACTGGCCGGCCGCCTCGGCGCACCGCGCTCTCTCGCCGAACTCGGTCTCAAGGAGGGCGATGTGGCGGAGGCGGCCGTACAGGTGGCGGGGCAGCCGTACGCCAATCCGCGTCCCGTGACGGCGGACGGCGTGCGGGCGGTACTCCAGGCGGCCCACGAGGGGCGTCGACCGTGA